In the Quercus lobata isolate SW786 chromosome 5, ValleyOak3.0 Primary Assembly, whole genome shotgun sequence genome, one interval contains:
- the LOC115991149 gene encoding cysteine-rich receptor-like protein kinase 10 — MGIPSFGVSMYLVLISILISLSIRGEAAEYRYHFCSNQTFSPNSTYRSNLNRLLSFLNTNSTREAGFYNTTVGQTQTPENTVYGLFLCRGDLATIECQDCVSTSTKEIVQLYCPEEKEAVIWYDECMLRYSNRSFFSIMEDEPSKILWNLLDITEPNRFIQLAEKTLSDLVPGAAANALSGAKRFGTKETKFTDSQTLYNLVQCLPDLSSFDCNRCLREAITNLSTAFRGKRGGRVLNPSCNVRYEVFAFYHPAIAAQRASERHQESYRPADEVKDPLKSDIVFAGKGKSSKAIAIVIAVTIASSVVLVILLFFFRRRRARMKSNDINEENPQKSDGLLNYHAASEITTVESLQFDFGTIEVATNKFSDDNKIGEGGFGKVYKGVLPEGKEVAVKRFSMKSLQGLEEFKNEVILIAKLQHKNLVRLLGCGIEGEEKLLVYEFMPNKSLDNFIFDSKRRSQLDWKTYYNIICGIARGLLYLHEDSRLKIIHRDLKPSNVLLDHNMVAKISDFGMARIVSENQNIANTKRVAGTYGYMAPEYAMEGIFSIKSDVFSFGVILLEIISGKRSSGFYLTEHSQTLLAYAWRLWNEDKAIEFVDNFLMESGSTSEIVKCIHIGLLCVEENPQDRPTMSTVVVMLGSESIALPEPKHPAFSVAKFMSTDEISVNELSISTIVPK; from the exons ATGGGCATCCCTTCTTTCGGTGTCTCCATGTACCTAGTGCTCATTTCCATACTCATCTCCCTAAGCATTAGGGGTGAAGCCGCTGAATACCGCTACCATTTCTGTTCAAACCAAACTTTCTCCCCCAATAGCACCTACCGGTCTAACCTCAACAGACTCCTCTCTTTCCTAAACACAAATTCCACGCGTGAAGCCGGTTTCTACAACACCACCGTGGGTCAAACTCAAACCCCAGAGAACACAGTTTACGGCCTCTTCCTCTGCCGCGGTGACCTCGCCACCATTGAGTGCCAAGACTGCGTCTCAACATCAACCAAAGAGATTGTTCAGCTGTACTGCCCAGAAGAAAAAGAGGCCGTGATTTGGTATGATGAATGCATGTTACGCTACTCAAATCGATCATTCTTCTCCATTATGGAAGACGAGCCTAGTAAGATTCTGTGGAACTTGTTGGATATAACAGAGCCGAATCGATTCATTCAGCTAGCGGAAAAAACATTGAGTGACTTGGTGCCGGGGGCGGCAGCAAATGCTTTGTCCGGTGCTAAAAGATTTGGTACCAAAGAAACCAAATTTACCGACTCGCAAACGCTATACAACCTTGTACAGTGCCTCCCTGACCTATCCAGCTTTGATTGCAATAGGTGTCTTCGGGAAGCCATAACAAACTTGTCCACAGCTTTTCGCGGAAAGAGAGGGGGTCGTGTTCTGAATCCTAGTTGTAACGTTAGATATGAAGTTTTCGCGTTTTACCATCCCGCAATCGCAGCCCAGCGCGCGTCGGAACGCCACCAAGAGAGTTACAGACCAGCCGACGAGGTCAAAGATCCAT TAAAATCTGATATTGTTTTCGCAGGGAAAGGCAAAAGCTCAAAGGCAATAGCTATCGTAATTGCTGTTACAATTGCTTCCTCTGTTGTGCTAGtcattttgcttttctttttccgAAGGAGGAGAGCAAGAATGAAGTCCAATGATATAAACGAAGAGAATCCTCAAAAATCTGATGGCCTCCTAAATTACCATG CTGCAAGTGAAATAACAACTGTAGAATCTTTGCAATTTGATTTTGGGACAATTGAAGTTGCAACAAACAAATTCTCAGACGACAACAAGATTGGTGAAGGTGGATTTGGTAAAGTTTACAAG GGTGTGCTACCTGAAGGGAAGGAAGTTGCAGTTAAAAGGTTCTCAATGAAGTCATTGCAAGGCTTAGAGGAATTCAAAAATGAGGTCATACTTATTGCGAAACTTCAACACAAAAATCTTGTGAGGCTATTGGGATGTGGCATAGAGGGAGAGGAAAAGTTACTTGTGTACGAGTTCATGCCCAACAAAAGccttgataattttatttttg ATTCAAAAAGGCGCTCACAACTTGATTGGAAGACTTACTATAACATAATTTGTGGGATTGCTAGAGGACTTCTATATCTTCATGAGGACTCCAGGCTTAAAATCATTCATAGAGACTTGAAGCCTAGCAATGTGTTGTTGGACCATAACATGGTTGCCAAAATATCGGATTTTGGAATGGCGAGGATCGTTTCTGAAAACCAAAACATAGCTAACACCAAAAGAGTTGCAGGAACATA TGGGTACATGGCTCCAGAATATGCAATGGAAGGGATATTCTCTATTAAGTCCGATGTCTTCAGCTTTGGTGTAATCTTGCTTGAGATTATTAGCGGGAAAAGGAGTAGTGGCTTCTACCTCACTGAACATTCGCAGACACTCCTTGCATAT GCGTGGAGACTGTGGAATGAAGATAAAGCGATAGAGTTTGTGGACAACTTCTTGATGGAATCAGGTTCGACATCAGAAATTGTAAAGTGCATACATATCGGACTTTTGTGTGtcgaggaaaatccacaagacAGACCCACCATGTCGACGGTGGTAGTTATGCTGGGAAGTGAATCAATAGCTCTTCCTGAACCAAAACACCCTGCATTTTCTGTGGCTAAATTCATGTCGACGGATGAAATCTCTGTAAATGAGCTAAGTATTTCTACTATTGTACCAAAATGA